In Immundisolibacter sp., a genomic segment contains:
- the arsC gene encoding arsenate reductase (glutaredoxin) (This arsenate reductase requires both glutathione and glutaredoxin to convert arsenate to arsenite, after which the efflux transporter formed by ArsA and ArsB can extrude the arsenite from the cell, providing resistance.) — translation MSQITIYHNPACGTSRNVLALIRNSGEEPTIIEYLKTPPDRETLHRLIAAMGIPVRALLRAKGTPYAELGLDDPKWSDEQLIDFMLEHPILINRPIVVTPLGTRLCRPSETVLDILPQPQRGAFNKEDGEAVVDAGGRRV, via the coding sequence ATGAGCCAGATCACCATCTACCACAACCCCGCCTGTGGCACCTCGCGCAACGTGCTGGCCCTGATCCGCAACAGCGGCGAGGAGCCCACGATCATCGAGTATCTGAAGACGCCACCCGACCGTGAAACGCTGCACCGCCTGATCGCCGCGATGGGCATACCGGTGCGCGCGCTGCTGCGCGCGAAAGGCACGCCCTACGCCGAACTCGGCCTCGATGATCCGAAATGGAGCGACGAGCAATTGATCGACTTCATGCTTGAACACCCCATCCTCATCAACCGGCCCATCGTCGTCACGCCGCTGGGCACACGGCTGTGCCGACCTTCGGAAACCGTGCTGGACATTCTTCCCCAGCCCCAGCGTGGCGCATTCAACAAGGAAGACGGCGAAGCCGTCGTCGATGCGGGAGGCCGCCGTGTCTGA
- the arsH gene encoding arsenical resistance protein ArsH, which yields MSESSIDLPNIDSALFQQPDAQRLLAPRRATHAPRFLLLYGSLRERSYSRLAAEEAARILRALGGETRMFNPSGLPLVDDAPADHPKVRELHELVQWAEGLVWSSPERHGAMTGLMKTQIDWIPLSIGVVRPTQGKTLAVMQVSGGSQSFNAVNQMRLLGRWMRMLTIPNQSSVAKAYQEFDEAGRMKPSPYYDRIVDVMEELMKFTLLTRDVAPYLVDRYSERKESAEALAQRMRQDAL from the coding sequence GTGTCTGAGTCCAGCATCGACCTGCCCAATATCGACAGCGCGCTGTTCCAGCAACCCGATGCCCAGCGGCTGCTGGCACCCCGGCGCGCCACGCACGCGCCGCGCTTCCTGCTGCTCTACGGCTCGCTGCGCGAACGCTCATACAGCCGCCTGGCTGCCGAAGAAGCGGCGCGCATCCTGCGGGCGCTCGGCGGCGAGACGCGTATGTTCAACCCCTCGGGCCTGCCGCTGGTGGACGATGCCCCCGCCGATCACCCGAAGGTCAGGGAACTGCACGAGCTGGTGCAATGGGCCGAAGGCTTGGTGTGGAGTTCGCCCGAGCGCCACGGCGCGATGACCGGCCTGATGAAGACGCAGATCGACTGGATTCCGCTATCCATCGGCGTAGTGCGCCCCACCCAAGGCAAGACGCTGGCGGTCATGCAGGTCTCGGGTGGCTCACAGTCCTTCAACGCGGTCAACCAGATGCGCCTGTTGGGCCGCTGGATGCGGATGCTGACGATCCCTAACCAGTCCTCGGTTGCCAAGGCATACCAAGAGTTCGACGAGGCCGGGCGCATGAAGCCCTCGCCCTACTACGACCGCATCGTGGATGTGATGGAAGAACTGATGAAGTTCACGCTGCTCACCCGCGACGTGGCGCCGTATTTGGTGGATCGCTACAGCGAGCGCAAGGAAAGTGCCGAGGCTTTGGCGCAACGGATGCGGCAAGACGCCCTTTGA
- a CDS encoding DEAD/DEAH box helicase: MSTEPAAEPTFADLDLPPALLQAVTELGYETPSPIQARIIPHLLAGRDVLGQAQTGTGKTAAFALPLLARIDPAKNTTQVLVLAPTRELALQVAEAFGRYGAHLPGVRVMAIYGGQGYREQLQGLRRGAHVVVGTPGRVMDHMTRGSLDLSGLSALVLDEADEMLRMGFIDDVEFILSETPATRQLALFSATLPAPIKRIAQKHLRDPQEVSIKVRTTTAETINQRYWSVGGGVPKREALTRILETTPHEGVLIFVCTKIETQELADYLNAQGFAAAPLSGDIAQAQREHTVNRLKSGQLDLVVATDVAARGLDVERISHVINYDIPYDTEAYVHRIGRTGRAGRSGEAILFVAPREARMLQAIERATRQRIEEMPLPGVEAVNQRRIGRFMGRIDEALAKAENADTVALFRRLLGDYAQEKSLEPIDIAAALAVVVQGSEPLLLAPERPQPKAFKPRQDGPAPTRERFRDSAPGERRPPRGAPAPDEHLESYRVEVGSSHGMKPSNLVGAIANEIGLDSKFIGRIEIYDHHSTVDLPQGLPKDLMAILKRTRVAGQPLAISRVADGAPIANPYKSPRPSRGPAAEGAPRPFKPRPAGDKAFKPKAKTGYPKRKPGDGPAR; this comes from the coding sequence ATGAGCACCGAACCGGCCGCCGAGCCGACCTTTGCCGACCTGGACCTGCCGCCGGCCCTGCTGCAGGCAGTGACCGAGCTGGGTTACGAAACCCCGTCGCCGATCCAGGCCCGCATCATTCCGCACCTGCTGGCCGGCCGCGACGTGCTCGGCCAGGCGCAGACCGGCACCGGCAAGACGGCGGCCTTCGCCCTGCCCTTGCTGGCCAGGATCGACCCCGCCAAGAACACCACGCAGGTGCTGGTGCTGGCGCCCACGCGCGAGCTGGCGCTGCAGGTGGCCGAGGCCTTCGGCCGCTATGGCGCACACCTGCCGGGCGTGCGGGTAATGGCCATCTACGGCGGCCAGGGCTACCGCGAGCAGCTGCAGGGCCTGCGCCGTGGCGCGCACGTGGTAGTCGGCACGCCGGGGCGGGTGATGGACCACATGACCCGCGGCTCGCTGGATCTGTCGGGCCTGTCGGCGCTGGTGCTGGACGAAGCCGACGAAATGCTGCGCATGGGCTTCATCGACGACGTCGAGTTCATCCTGTCCGAGACACCGGCCACGCGCCAGCTGGCGCTGTTCTCGGCCACGCTGCCGGCGCCCATCAAGCGCATCGCCCAGAAACACCTGCGCGATCCGCAGGAAGTGTCGATCAAGGTCCGCACCACCACCGCCGAGACCATCAATCAGCGCTACTGGAGCGTCGGTGGCGGCGTGCCCAAGCGCGAGGCCCTGACGCGCATCCTCGAGACCACGCCGCACGAGGGCGTGCTGATCTTCGTGTGCACCAAGATCGAAACCCAGGAACTTGCCGATTATCTGAACGCGCAAGGTTTCGCCGCCGCGCCGCTGTCCGGCGACATCGCCCAGGCGCAGCGCGAACACACCGTCAATCGTCTGAAGTCCGGCCAGCTCGACCTGGTGGTGGCGACCGACGTGGCCGCCCGCGGCCTGGACGTGGAGCGCATCAGCCACGTCATCAACTACGACATCCCCTACGACACCGAAGCCTACGTGCACCGCATCGGCCGCACCGGCCGGGCCGGGCGCAGCGGCGAGGCGATCCTGTTCGTGGCCCCACGCGAGGCGCGCATGCTGCAGGCCATCGAGCGCGCCACCCGTCAGCGCATCGAGGAAATGCCCCTGCCGGGCGTGGAGGCCGTCAACCAGCGCCGCATCGGGCGCTTCATGGGCCGCATCGACGAGGCCCTGGCGAAGGCCGAGAACGCCGACACCGTGGCCCTGTTCAGGCGCCTGCTGGGCGACTACGCGCAGGAAAAATCCCTCGAGCCGATCGACATCGCAGCCGCCCTGGCGGTGGTGGTACAGGGCAGCGAGCCCCTGCTGCTGGCGCCCGAACGGCCGCAACCGAAGGCATTCAAACCGCGGCAGGATGGCCCGGCCCCGACGCGTGAGCGCTTCCGTGACAGCGCCCCCGGCGAGCGCCGCCCGCCGCGTGGTGCCCCCGCCCCCGACGAGCACCTGGAGTCGTACCGGGTGGAGGTCGGCAGCAGCCACGGTATGAAGCCGTCGAACCTGGTCGGCGCCATCGCCAACGAGATCGGCCTCGACAGCAAGTTCATCGGCCGCATCGAAATCTACGACCACCACAGCACGGTCGACCTGCCGCAAGGCTTGCCGAAAGACCTGATGGCGATCCTGAAGCGCACCCGCGTGGCCGGCCAGCCGCTGGCCATCAGCCGCGTCGCCGACGGCGCGCCGATTGCCAATCCCTACAAGAGTCCGCGCCCGTCGCGCGGCCCGGCAGCGGAAGGCGCCCCGCGACCGTTCAAGCCGCGGCCGGCCGGCGACAAGGCCTTCAAGCCGAAGGCCAAGACCGGCTACCCCAAGCGCAAGCCGGGGGATGGGCCGGCTCGATAG
- a CDS encoding peptide chain release factor 3, whose product MTELTPEVARRRTFAIISHPDAGKTTLTEKLLLYGGAIQMAGTVKARKAARHATSDWMALEKERGISVTSSVMQFPYRDCVMNLLDTPGHADFSEDTYRTLTAVDSCLMVIDAARGVEERTIKLMEVCRLRDTPIITFVNKLDREGREPVELLDEIESVLGIACAPVSWPIGMGQRLKGIVDLITGQVRLFGARHGERAVAGELLDGLDDPRLLEHLDAQDLAALRDEIELVQGASASFDLEAYRAGRQTPVFFGSAIHNFGVQELLDAVVRYAPSPGARAAVERVVQPDEPAFTGFVFKIQANMDPAHRDRVAFFRVCSGAYERGIRIKHVRIGREQQLANAITFMAGEREGAERAVAGDILGIHNHGTVRIGDTFTQGESLRYTGIPDFAPELFRRAQLRDPLRSKALLKGLEQLSEEGATQLFRPLINNDLILGAVGVLQFEVAAYRLKHEYGVEATFEPVNVVTCRWVHGDDAKKLDEFQRRAEANLALDGNGELVYLAPTRVNLNLTEERWPELRFLATREH is encoded by the coding sequence ATGACCGAACTGACCCCCGAAGTCGCCCGGCGGCGCACCTTCGCCATCATCTCGCACCCGGATGCCGGCAAGACCACGCTGACTGAAAAGCTGCTGCTGTACGGCGGCGCCATCCAGATGGCCGGCACCGTCAAGGCGCGCAAGGCCGCCCGCCACGCCACCTCGGACTGGATGGCGCTCGAAAAGGAGCGCGGCATCTCCGTGACCTCGTCGGTGATGCAGTTCCCGTACCGGGACTGCGTGATGAACCTGCTGGACACGCCCGGCCACGCCGATTTCTCGGAAGACACCTACCGCACGCTGACGGCGGTCGACTCCTGCCTGATGGTGATCGACGCCGCCCGTGGCGTGGAGGAACGCACCATCAAGCTGATGGAGGTGTGCCGCCTGCGCGACACGCCGATCATCACCTTCGTGAACAAGCTGGATCGCGAGGGCCGCGAGCCGGTCGAGCTGCTCGACGAGATCGAGTCGGTGCTGGGCATCGCCTGCGCGCCGGTGAGCTGGCCGATCGGCATGGGCCAGCGCCTGAAAGGCATCGTCGACCTGATCACGGGTCAGGTGCGGTTGTTCGGTGCCCGCCACGGCGAGCGCGCGGTGGCCGGCGAGCTGCTGGACGGTCTGGACGACCCGCGGCTGCTGGAGCACCTGGACGCCCAGGACCTTGCCGCGCTGCGCGACGAGATCGAGCTGGTGCAGGGCGCCAGCGCCAGTTTTGACCTCGAGGCCTACCGCGCCGGCCGCCAGACGCCGGTGTTCTTCGGTTCCGCCATCCACAACTTCGGCGTGCAGGAACTGCTGGACGCGGTGGTGCGCTACGCGCCCTCGCCGGGCGCACGGGCAGCGGTGGAGCGCGTAGTGCAGCCCGACGAGCCGGCTTTCACCGGTTTCGTGTTCAAGATCCAGGCGAACATGGACCCGGCGCACCGCGACCGGGTGGCGTTCTTTCGCGTCTGCTCGGGCGCCTACGAGCGCGGCATCCGCATCAAGCATGTGCGCATCGGCCGCGAGCAGCAGCTGGCCAACGCCATCACTTTCATGGCCGGCGAGCGCGAAGGCGCCGAGCGGGCCGTGGCCGGTGACATTCTGGGCATCCACAACCACGGCACGGTGCGCATCGGCGACACCTTCACGCAGGGCGAGAGCCTGCGCTACACGGGCATTCCGGACTTCGCGCCGGAGCTGTTCCGCCGCGCCCAGCTGCGCGACCCGCTGCGCAGCAAGGCGCTGCTCAAGGGCCTGGAACAATTGTCGGAGGAGGGCGCCACGCAGCTGTTCCGGCCGCTGATCAACAACGATCTGATCCTGGGCGCGGTCGGCGTGCTGCAGTTCGAAGTGGCGGCCTATCGCCTGAAGCATGAGTACGGCGTCGAGGCGACCTTCGAGCCGGTCAACGTCGTCACCTGCCGCTGGGTACACGGCGACGACGCCAAGAAGCTCGACGAATTCCAGCGCCGCGCGGAGGCCAACCTGGCCCTCGACGGCAACGGCGAGCTGGTGTACCTGGCGCCGACCCGGGTGAACCTGAACCTCACCGAAGAGCGCTGGCCGGAGCTGCGTTTCCTGGCCACGCGCGAGCATTGA
- the rimI gene encoding ribosomal protein S18-alanine N-acetyltransferase has product MAARLPDPDAGGVIAVRAMAAVDVPAVAAIEKQAYPAVQAWSEGIFRDCLRVGYLCQVLEVDAELAGYGILSIAAGEAHLLNVCVAPGRQGRGLGRLLVEHFLDLADRYKAHTVYLEVRPSNTPARALYKSLGFRRIGVRKSYYPAAPGEPREDAIQLARDIA; this is encoded by the coding sequence ATGGCCGCGCGGCTGCCCGACCCGGACGCCGGCGGCGTCATCGCGGTGCGGGCCATGGCGGCCGTCGACGTGCCGGCCGTGGCGGCCATCGAGAAACAGGCCTACCCGGCGGTTCAGGCGTGGTCGGAGGGCATCTTTCGCGACTGCCTGCGCGTCGGCTACCTGTGTCAGGTGCTGGAAGTCGACGCCGAGCTGGCGGGCTACGGCATCTTGTCGATCGCCGCCGGCGAGGCGCACCTGCTGAATGTGTGCGTGGCGCCGGGGCGGCAGGGGCGGGGCCTCGGCCGCCTGCTGGTGGAACATTTCCTGGATCTGGCCGACCGCTACAAGGCGCACACGGTGTACCTGGAAGTGCGCCCGTCGAACACGCCGGCGCGGGCGCTTTACAAGTCGTTAGGGTTCCGGCGCATCGGCGTGCGAAAATCCTACTACCCGGCAGCGCCCGGCGAGCCGCGCGAAGACGCCATCCAGCTCGCCCGGGACATTGCCTGA
- a CDS encoding uracil-DNA glycosylase codes for MPVSPRQARYLDALGVMRYARRVADGIVPDASVAAPTVAVLAETSQPFTAPAASTQALAATPVASHPAVSTLPPADPALAWPRLIAQIAACTACGLSRTRTNTVPGVGDPRADWLIVGEAPGADEDATGEPFVGRAGKLLDAMLRAVGLSRQRGVYITNIVKCRPPDNRDPAPDEAGACAGYLERQIALIHPKLILAVGKVAAHNLLGTEEPMNRLRGKVWQWRGTDLPVVVTYHPAYLLRSPLEKRKSWDDLCLAQDVYRQRSGQPA; via the coding sequence ATGCCCGTCAGTCCCCGTCAGGCCCGCTATCTGGATGCGCTCGGCGTGATGCGCTACGCGCGGCGTGTGGCGGACGGGATTGTGCCGGACGCATCGGTCGCGGCGCCGACCGTGGCCGTGCTGGCGGAAACGTCGCAGCCGTTCACAGCGCCAGCGGCAAGCACGCAGGCCCTGGCGGCGACGCCAGTCGCGTCCCATCCAGCGGTTTCGACTCTTCCACCCGCAGACCCCGCGCTTGCCTGGCCGCGGCTGATCGCGCAGATCGCTGCCTGCACCGCCTGCGGCCTGAGCCGCACGCGCACCAACACCGTGCCGGGCGTGGGTGATCCTCGCGCGGACTGGTTGATCGTCGGCGAGGCGCCGGGCGCCGATGAGGACGCGACCGGCGAACCCTTCGTCGGGCGTGCCGGCAAGCTGCTCGACGCCATGCTGCGGGCGGTGGGCCTGAGCCGCCAGCGCGGCGTCTACATCACCAACATCGTCAAATGCCGACCGCCGGACAATCGCGACCCGGCGCCGGACGAGGCGGGCGCCTGTGCGGGCTACCTGGAGCGGCAGATCGCGTTGATCCATCCGAAGCTCATCCTGGCCGTCGGCAAGGTGGCGGCCCACAACCTGCTGGGCACCGAGGAGCCGATGAACCGGCTGCGCGGCAAGGTGTGGCAGTGGCGGGGCACGGACCTGCCCGTCGTGGTGACGTACCACCCGGCCTATCTGCTGCGCTCGCCGCTGGAGAAGCGCAAGTCCTGGGACGACCTGTGCCTGGCGCAGGACGTTTATCGCCAGCGCAGCGGGCAGCCCGCCTGA
- the mfd gene encoding transcription-repair coupling factor: protein MSTALPIGPAVPAPLLRPPLPARAGERRDWSGLAGASQALALAEAARTASGPLLVVVADTPAAERLAREIPFFAGADLPVLTFPDWETLPYDAFSPYQDLVSERLAVLHRLPGLRAGVVIVPIATLMQRLAPQAYLDAYSLRLARGDRLDLTQMRERLIRAGYTAVNQVMEHGEFAVRGGLLDLFPMGSEWPFRVELFDDEVESIRRFDPDSQRSQDSLPGVDLLPGREFPVNPPAIERFYQRYMQVFEANPARSALYRELQAGRPPAGIEFYMPLFFEATATLFDYLPAGATIAWQEGCLAAGDAFWGTVRERFEARSLVRDYPPLPPAELYLEPGAVFAAFKRFAQIALREAADDHALPIGKPPALPVDSRAARPLAALQDFVAGFEGRTLIAAESLGRRETLREMLQRQHIGVQVVDDWAQFIASDAPLAIAVAPVDEGLLLPQAGVAIVAESQIYGEHVVQQRRRDKRETDPEAVIRNLTELAAGDPVVHIEHGVGRYLGLETLEVGGGSGEYLAIEYADRAKIYVPVGSLELVHRYTGADAAHAPLHKLGSGDWQRAQRKAREQVRDAAAELLAIYAKRAARGGHAIPLPDDYARFAASFPFEETPDQARAISEVLADIASDKPMDRVVCGDVGFGKTEVAMRAAFVAAHAGQQVAVLVPTTLLAQQHAESFKNRMADWPLRVAALTRFESKQEQQQILTDLAAGKLDIVIGTHRLLQKDVKFQRLGLLIIDEEHRFGVKQKEAFKALRAEVDVLTLTATPIPRTLSLAMSGLRDLSIIATPPPRRMAVKTFVRPFDAELVREACLREFKRGGQVYFLHNKVETIERVAHDLARLLPEATLRVGHGQLPERELEHIMADFHHRRFNLLVCSTIIESGIDVPTANTIIIDRADTLGLAQLHQLRGRVGRSHHQAYAYLLVPSRDSLKGDALKRLEAIESLGELGIGFTLASHDMEIRGAGELLGDEQSGHIQEIGFTLFNELLERAVRDIRAGRAPDFDAAVRHELDINLGAAALLPTDYVADVHQRLVLYKRIASAPDLPALEELQVELVDRFGALPAPTALLFAQARLRLLARQLGVTAITGGENGFSISLVEQPAIDVDALLKLIRNEPKVYRFDGRSKLTVTQPTATAPARLEAVEKLLLRLSPRAAVQAGA from the coding sequence ATGAGTACCGCCCTGCCCATCGGCCCCGCCGTTCCCGCCCCCCTGCTGCGTCCGCCCCTGCCCGCCAGGGCCGGCGAGCGGCGCGACTGGAGCGGCCTTGCCGGCGCCAGTCAGGCGCTGGCGCTGGCCGAAGCGGCGCGCACCGCAAGCGGCCCGCTGCTGGTGGTGGTGGCCGACACGCCGGCGGCCGAGCGCCTGGCGCGCGAAATCCCGTTCTTTGCCGGCGCCGATCTGCCGGTGCTGACGTTCCCGGACTGGGAAACGCTGCCCTACGACGCCTTCTCGCCCTACCAGGATCTGGTTTCCGAGCGCCTGGCGGTGCTGCACCGCCTGCCCGGCCTGCGCGCCGGGGTGGTGATCGTGCCCATCGCCACGCTGATGCAGCGCCTGGCGCCGCAGGCGTATCTGGACGCCTACAGCCTGCGCCTGGCGCGCGGCGACCGGCTGGATCTGACGCAGATGCGCGAACGCCTGATCCGCGCCGGCTACACGGCGGTCAACCAGGTCATGGAGCACGGCGAGTTCGCGGTGCGCGGCGGGCTGCTGGACCTGTTCCCGATGGGCAGCGAGTGGCCGTTCCGGGTCGAGCTGTTCGACGACGAGGTCGAATCCATCCGCCGCTTCGACCCGGACAGCCAGCGCTCGCAGGACAGCCTGCCCGGCGTGGACCTGCTGCCGGGGCGCGAGTTTCCGGTCAACCCGCCGGCCATCGAGCGCTTCTACCAGCGCTACATGCAGGTGTTCGAGGCCAACCCCGCGCGCTCGGCCCTGTACCGGGAGCTGCAGGCCGGTCGCCCGCCGGCCGGCATCGAGTTCTACATGCCGCTGTTTTTCGAGGCGACGGCCACGCTGTTCGACTACCTGCCGGCGGGCGCCACCATCGCCTGGCAGGAAGGCTGCCTGGCAGCCGGCGATGCCTTCTGGGGCACGGTGCGCGAGCGCTTCGAGGCGCGCAGCCTGGTGCGCGATTACCCGCCGCTGCCGCCGGCCGAGCTGTACCTGGAGCCGGGTGCCGTGTTCGCCGCCTTCAAGCGCTTTGCGCAGATCGCGCTGCGCGAGGCGGCGGACGACCACGCCCTGCCGATCGGCAAACCACCGGCCTTGCCGGTGGACAGCCGCGCCGCCCGGCCGCTGGCAGCGCTGCAGGACTTCGTCGCCGGCTTCGAGGGCCGCACGCTGATCGCCGCCGAAAGCCTGGGCCGGCGCGAGACCCTGCGCGAGATGCTGCAACGCCAGCACATCGGCGTGCAGGTGGTGGACGACTGGGCGCAGTTCATCGCCAGCGACGCGCCGCTGGCGATCGCCGTGGCGCCGGTGGACGAAGGCCTGCTGCTGCCACAGGCCGGCGTCGCCATCGTCGCCGAGAGCCAGATCTACGGCGAGCACGTGGTGCAACAGCGCCGCCGCGACAAGCGCGAGACCGACCCCGAGGCGGTCATCCGCAACCTGACCGAGCTGGCGGCCGGCGATCCGGTGGTGCACATCGAGCACGGCGTGGGGCGCTACCTGGGCCTCGAAACGCTGGAGGTCGGCGGCGGCAGCGGCGAGTACCTGGCCATCGAATACGCCGACCGGGCCAAGATTTACGTGCCCGTCGGCAGTCTGGAACTGGTCCACCGCTATACCGGCGCCGACGCCGCCCACGCGCCGCTGCACAAACTCGGCAGCGGCGACTGGCAGCGCGCCCAACGCAAGGCGCGCGAGCAGGTGCGCGACGCGGCGGCCGAGCTGCTGGCCATCTACGCCAAGCGCGCCGCCCGCGGCGGCCACGCCATCCCGCTGCCGGACGACTACGCGCGCTTCGCGGCCAGCTTTCCGTTCGAGGAAACCCCGGATCAGGCGCGCGCCATCAGCGAGGTGCTGGCCGATATCGCCAGTGACAAACCCATGGACCGCGTGGTCTGCGGCGATGTGGGCTTCGGCAAGACCGAGGTCGCCATGCGCGCCGCCTTCGTGGCCGCCCACGCCGGCCAGCAGGTGGCGGTGCTGGTGCCGACCACGCTGCTGGCGCAGCAGCACGCCGAATCATTCAAGAACCGCATGGCCGACTGGCCGCTGCGCGTGGCGGCGCTGACGCGCTTCGAGTCCAAACAGGAACAGCAGCAGATCCTGACCGATCTGGCCGCGGGCAAGCTCGACATCGTCATCGGCACCCACCGGCTGCTGCAAAAGGACGTCAAGTTCCAGCGCCTGGGACTGCTGATCATCGACGAGGAACACCGCTTCGGCGTCAAGCAGAAAGAGGCCTTCAAGGCCCTGCGCGCCGAAGTCGACGTGCTGACCCTGACCGCCACGCCGATTCCGCGCACGCTGAGCCTGGCCATGTCCGGCCTGCGCGACCTGTCGATCATTGCCACCCCGCCGCCGCGGCGCATGGCGGTCAAGACCTTCGTGCGGCCCTTCGATGCCGAGCTGGTGCGCGAGGCCTGCCTGCGCGAGTTCAAGCGCGGCGGGCAGGTGTATTTCCTGCACAACAAGGTCGAGACCATCGAGCGCGTGGCCCACGACCTGGCCCGGCTGCTGCCGGAAGCGACCCTGCGCGTGGGCCACGGCCAGCTGCCGGAGCGCGAGCTCGAACACATCATGGCGGACTTCCACCACCGCCGCTTCAACCTGCTGGTGTGCAGCACCATCATCGAGAGCGGCATCGACGTGCCGACCGCCAACACCATCATCATCGACCGCGCCGACACCCTGGGCCTGGCCCAGCTGCACCAGCTGCGCGGCCGGGTCGGGCGCTCGCACCACCAGGCCTATGCCTACCTGCTGGTGCCCAGCCGCGACTCGCTCAAGGGCGATGCCCTAAAGCGCCTGGAGGCCATCGAGTCCCTGGGCGAACTGGGCATCGGCTTCACGCTGGCCAGCCACGACATGGAAATCCGCGGCGCCGGCGAGTTGCTGGGCGATGAGCAGAGCGGCCACATCCAGGAGATCGGCTTCACGCTGTTCAACGAGCTGCTCGAGCGGGCCGTGCGCGACATCCGCGCCGGACGCGCGCCGGACTTCGATGCCGCCGTGCGGCACGAGCTGGACATCAACCTGGGCGCCGCGGCACTGCTGCCGACCGACTACGTGGCCGACGTGCACCAGCGCCTGGTGCTGTACAAGCGCATCGCCAGTGCGCCGGACCTGCCGGCACTGGAAGAACTGCAGGTGGAACTGGTGGACCGCTTCGGCGCGCTGCCGGCACCGACCGCGCTGCTGTTTGCGCAGGCGCGGCTGCGGCTGTTGGCAAGACAACTGGGCGTGACCGCCATCACTGGCGGCGAGAACGGCTTCAGCATCAGCCTGGTCGAGCAGCCGGCGATCGACGTCGACGCCTTGCTCAAGCTGATCCGCAACGAACCCAAGGTTTATCGCTTCGACGGCCGCAGCAAGCTCACGGTGACCCAGCCGACCGCCACCGCGCCGGCGCGTCTGGAAGCGGTGGAAAAACTGCTGCTGCGCTTGAGTCCGCGGGCCGCCGTTCAGGCCGGGGCATAA
- a CDS encoding TolC family outer membrane protein: MKTVRSATLLGALSLVGSPVMAGDLTESIHKAIVHNPDVLVTQDDARAIEQNVREAKAGYLPRVDVYAGVGGEKSDNSSTLGATGKQGYLGLHREESGVKITQMLFDGFFTKNEVARQKATLQAASFRVLAAAEDVGLRATQTYLDVLRRREQVALAKDNLAAHQRVYDQIHMRSERGVGRTADTDQAAGRLALARANLEAQQGNLRDAEIAYMRVVGEMPTDLTLPTAPADKMPADLQGLVGEARETHPTLLSAVADIDATTAQHEQARSNDFPRFDLELGASHNKNIDGVRGADEDLIAMVRMNYNIYRGGADLARKRSTAHRITEAKDIRDRAEDQVIEEASLSWNDLLTAQTRLDLLRQHADAANLTRTAYLKQFNIGQRTLLDLLDTENERFVAESNYIDGKYRVLYAHYRIFGSKGQLLGTLGVTPPEFVGEEPKDGS; encoded by the coding sequence ATGAAAACAGTCCGTTCGGCGACGTTGCTAGGGGCGCTTTCGTTGGTCGGTTCGCCGGTCATGGCCGGCGACCTGACCGAGTCCATCCACAAGGCCATCGTGCATAACCCGGACGTGCTGGTCACGCAGGACGACGCGCGGGCCATCGAGCAGAACGTGCGCGAGGCCAAGGCGGGCTACCTGCCGCGGGTGGACGTGTATGCGGGCGTCGGCGGCGAGAAGAGCGACAACTCGTCGACCCTGGGGGCCACCGGTAAGCAGGGTTACCTCGGCCTGCATCGGGAAGAAAGCGGCGTCAAGATCACGCAGATGCTGTTCGACGGCTTTTTCACCAAGAACGAGGTAGCCCGCCAGAAGGCCACCCTGCAGGCGGCATCTTTCCGCGTGCTGGCGGCCGCCGAGGACGTCGGCCTGCGTGCCACGCAGACCTATCTGGACGTGCTGCGCCGCCGGGAGCAGGTGGCACTGGCCAAGGACAATCTGGCCGCCCACCAGCGCGTGTACGACCAGATCCACATGCGCAGCGAGCGTGGCGTCGGCCGCACGGCGGACACCGATCAGGCGGCCGGTCGTCTGGCCTTGGCGCGGGCCAATCTGGAAGCCCAGCAGGGCAACCTGCGCGACGCCGAGATTGCCTACATGCGGGTTGTCGGGGAAATGCCGACCGATCTGACCCTGCCGACCGCGCCGGCCGACAAGATGCCGGCCGATCTGCAAGGCCTGGTGGGCGAGGCGCGGGAAACTCATCCGACGCTGCTGTCGGCGGTGGCCGACATCGACGCCACCACGGCCCAGCACGAGCAGGCACGGTCCAATGATTTCCCTCGTTTCGATCTTGAACTGGGCGCCAGCCACAACAAAAACATCGACGGTGTGCGCGGTGCGGACGAAGACCTGATCGCCATGGTGCGGATGAACTACAACATCTATCGCGGTGGCGCGGACCTGGCGCGCAAGCGCTCGACCGCCCATCGCATCACCGAGGCGAAGGACATCCGTGACCGTGCCGAGGACCAGGTGATCGAGGAGGCCAGCCTGTCCTGGAACGACCTCCTGACCGCCCAGACTCGGCTGGATCTGCTGCGCCAGCACGCCGATGCTGCCAATTTGACGCGGACCGCCTACCTGAAGCAGTTCAACATCGGCCAGCGCACGCTGCTCGACTTGCTGGATACGGAAAACGAGCGCTTCGTCGCCGAGTCCAATTACATCGACGGCAAGTACCGCGTGCTGTACGCCCACTACCGCATCTTCGGCAGCAAGGGCCAGTTGCTGGGCACCCTGGGTGTGACGCCGCCGGAGTTCGTCGGCGAGGAACCGAAGGACGGCAGCTGA